One window of the Gambusia affinis linkage group LG01, SWU_Gaff_1.0, whole genome shotgun sequence genome contains the following:
- the LOC122837557 gene encoding probable E3 ubiquitin-protein ligase DTX3, which yields MENPANNSKHADSTGDCAICLERIQRKKTLKCQHSFCSECIDSVFRLKPACPICNTFYGVYTGTQPQGTMTVTHSFLKLPGFENCGSIVIQYNFPGGIQGAEHPNPGVRYSSTSRTAYLPDCAEGQKVLRLLRKAFNRRLTFTVGRSATTGLNNVITWNDIHHKTSINGGPESFGYPDPAYLFRVQEELRLKGVTEDD from the exons ATGGAAAACCCGGCAAACAACAGCAAGCACGCTGATAGCACGGGAGACTGCGCCATCTGCTTGGAGAGgattcagaggaagaaaacGCTTAAGTGTCAGCACTCTTTCTGCTCGGAGTGCATCGACTCAGTTTTCAGACTGAAGCCCGCATGTCCGATATGCAACACATTCTACGGAGTGTACACGGGGACCCAGCCGCAGGGCACGATGACGGTGACCCACAGCTTTCTGAAGCTACCGGGCTTCGAGAACTGCGGCTCAATAGTTATCCAGTACAATTTCCCAGGGGGGATACAAGGG GCTGAGCACCCAAATCCCGGTGTGAGGTACAGCAGCACCTCTCGTACTGCCTACTTGCCAGATTGTGCAGAGGGACAGAAGGTCTTGAGGCTGCTAAGGAAAGCATTCAACAGAAGACTTACTTTTACCGTCGGACGATCGGCCACCACAGGCCTCAACAATGTCATTACCTGGAACGACATTCACCACAAGACCAGCATAAATGGCGGTCCAGAGAG ttttggttATCCAGATCCAGCGTACCTGTTCAGGGTTCAAGAGGAGCTTCGCCTTAAAGGTGTAACAGAGGATGACTGA